The genomic segment AGTGACTGTCCCTGGTTTTCTGATGTGAGTGCGTTGGTGTTTGGCCAGATGATCGCTTCGCATGAACTTCTTCCCGCAGCTGCTGCACTCAAATTTCTTTTCACCTAATTCAGGAAAATAGAGGATAAGGAAGAATGACAACGATAAACACATTATTTCAAGTACAGCTTTAAGACATACATATTGACAATATTGCTCTGAACTTTCCATCCATTACCCttaactacatgtatctcacttTCCCTAGCCTGACAACGCCTAAAGCAGTTAGTGAAAGAGCTCTTCTATAAGCCGATCCAAAAAGATGCAGCAATATTACACATATGTCCAGTGCTTTTTAATTAAAGTCTCATGGGCGCAaactatcaccccccccccatgaaagcTCAAGACTTGTCTTCAGGCAGCCAGGCACAGACAATAACTGACCCTTTATTCCacaaattggacaaaattgcaGCTAGGAATGTCTGAACCAGGTCCAATACACATTGATCCCCAGTAATTCTGAAAATTCAATTTAGGCaccatctttctttcctttacgAGCTAGACAGAGTGCATTTAAAGAAACCATCAACCAAAACTTTAGGAGTATACCTGTATGTGTGCGTCTATGTCTCTGGAGCTCATCGGAACGTGTGAAACGCTTTCCACAGAAGAGCCAATCACAGACAAACGGCCTCTCACCGGTATGCCATCGTAAGTGTGCCCTTAGATGCGATGTCTTGCCATAGACCTTACCGCATTCAGGGATGTGACAGATATGCTGCTTTTTACCCTTTTCAGAATTCCTATcaacaaaaacatacaaaaaaagatGCAAAATATCAAGTATAAGGGGATAGAGGGCCAATTTAGAATAGGAACTACTGTATGCTCCAGTCAGGCGTGGTGGACAAGcctccagactttgaaccacaaggttcGCGGTTCAAATCACACGGCAGCACTTGCGTCCTTTGACGAgccatttacatgtatctacatTTGCTACTTCCCACTTAGGCTTTATATTAAAGGTATTtgctaacattgatttgactttttaaaaatctgagctgcgAGGTTCCACTTGTCACCTGCacctgtgatatgttacaaaaatgaagcccagaaaaaatcacgtccgaaaatcattattaagtgcttcaaaaaagtgaaagataaagtgaccggaaataccatcttaatttcatccatacacttatgtgttctATTATTATCGGCACGATAGAAATTACACAAAACCATCAATTATAACGTATATCGAAAGGATTTCTTtcgatttttttgttgttttagagttTTTAGGTTGACAGAAAGGCattcatgtacatatttcatctctcctttgatattttttaaattacatgtctACATCGTTAGCATATGCCTTTAATGGGAACCCAGTAGAAAGGAATTCCTAAGTTAAACACTCAAGCATCTGATGAAGGTAGCTGTGCTAAAGCCATGATAACATAAGTAAAATGCACTTCCTGAATATAAATGTGTATATTATTGTCATCCATGAGGAGAATGCCACGTTTCAAATTTTTCAGAGGAAAATAGTAAGAAGATACAAAAGTGACATCAATACTGAACTATATTGAGCTCAGACTCTGGGCAATTActgaaaaataatgcaaacCTCAAAACGCTGACATTTTAAATATGGCAATCAATGTTGATTTGTGGGCTTGCTTTATTCTACTCTTATAACATAATCTAACTTGGTCTCTCTCATCTTGgggcaactacatgtactcctttCATTTATTAAAGCATGACATTGTTATTCAAAGCTGAACAAGTAGGTACTGTATAAGCTAACAGTACAAATGAGTGATACATGAGCACTCATAAAATTACTTTGCCATATTTGTGCTGTGAGGAACTATTAAACATAGGTAAAGAGCTTTGGTAATTGACCACCTCTGATTAAGAACAGGCACAATAAAAGATAAgacatatgaaaaagaaaaaaatgaaaatccattatttactgttcgaaatagaaatctaaaacagaaataatccgaaaatttgtttagcccaattgatcatgggcccagcagccactgtgcagcgccaaaTCGACGCAGGTCTATCCCTTGAATCGTAGagcgccaaacagggtagcagtaactcccatcttttaacatattttgatcTGACGCCACCGTGGtatgaactcccgacctcccggttgtgaggcggatgctctaccaactgagaaAACACATCGgtaactgagccaacacaccaagtcattaatttttacaaatagtGTAATTGATTCAAATTAGGCCTGATTCATCAAATTTAGTGATCTACAGTAGTCTCTGCATTCATAATCAGCCTACCTTCAGTCCAACAATTGCCTAATCTCAAAGCATTGCCTCAGACCagggccctgtaacacaaaggttagcaattaattgcTTAacgaaatggcctatcaagattaTCGTTGCCTGCGCAGTTTGCTCAGTAGACCGACtcggaaccaatcagaatcgttctttcaaattagcaattgttaacctttgtgttatggggccAAGAAAATGCAAAACATTTCTTGAATTTCACccaagtcaaacagatttctatGGTCTCAAGAGATGACTTGACATAGTTTTAAAACTTGCTGAAAATTCCCTTATCATGTTCTAACATCCATGAAATGGCTCGCTGCTAACAGATTCTACGGACTACATACCTTCCTTCACCATCCTTGCAGTTTGGGCAGGTACAGGCCAATCGCCTGACCTTCTTTGGGGGATCTTTGGGCATTGGGACTGGGTTCTGCTCTGCAATCTGAAGCTCGTAACTGGCCATGGTAGGTGGGTAGTTGGTACCGTTGGTGGAGATGGTCGTCACCGTGCCTTGGGCACCCGATGCGTCTGTCTGGATCACCCCCTGCCATTGAGGCTGCTGTTGTGGCTTCTCCGCCTTGATAACCAATGCCTGGCTCatctgttgctgctgctgctgttgttgttgttgttgggtCATCTGTTGCTGGGTTACTGGtagataaggggggggggagaagaggCCAATAGAGGAGGGTCATTCCCACATACAAAGTATTTACGCTTACATACACATTCAGCTAACATTTAAATAATCCATATCAATGATAGTATGAACAGtatacacaaaaaatattctctttttCAATAAAGTACCAGTAGGTCTATGCAAAATGTTCAAGAATGTATATGTGTACAGAAGCAAGGGACCAAAGCAACCAACCTGATTATAAGGCATTTGTATTTTACCTATTTCTGGTGCACACTTCAggtacatttttaattttttttaatttgttttaaaatggaTTTGAAAATCAAGTCAAAGAAGTTCCATTAAGGGGAAATTTCCAAAGGGGTAAATTTAATACCTTAAAGTGAAGAGTAGAAAAGCTCAATGATTAAGAGTCTGTATGCATTTATGTACTCCCATAAAATATGGAACTTTGACAGTTAGACAAATTTAGATTTTAGGGTATAAAAAGATCCCAGAGTAGGGCACACAGACAGGATAAAAACAGAATGAACAAAGGTCAGTATTTTCTTTATCTACCTGTAAGTAGGCCTATCTACTGGTACATGCACACTGTACGTATTTGTAATGTAATATTGCTATATGTATTGTAacattatcatacatgtatgcatgtatcAATTGGTGTCAAGCACAACAACCCAACATAGAAAATAAGAGATACTGTACGTATGTAAGCTCTTTTCAGAAAATCTATTTTTCCAAATGAATAAGTCTAAATGACATTTTCGGTTTTCACCAACTTTTACACTCCATAATGTCTTGCCCAAAATATGAAATCTGTAGAAACTACACATGTACATAATTCAGGTCAAAGTACAATGTAGTTTCAAGTCGgtctttctttcaaaatgattgCAAAACTTGACTGTTTCCTTATCTGTgtctttttttgtttggggggggggttggcaaaAGAAAGGGTCATCTTGGTAATTTGTTACAGTTAACATCCATCCCAACAAAACTCTGAGGTgagtattaataaaaaaaatcaataataattttcttttcaatccaTTTTACATTAAACTGCtcgtttaatatttttttacaatgatgTGAACGATTGCAAATCATTGACAGAATGCACATACTCTAACTAGATACTGTTgggagctgatgatgtcatacacTCACTGCATCCAAGTCACATATTTCCCCAAATAATGTAAAGCTTGCTTAGATTCCTCAAGCAACATGTCAAGTCATTGAAATTTGTAGTAACAATTATCATAACTGTTTTATGTGACAATTAAACACTAAGTATAAAGTTagttctttcttattttatatatctgatatgatgaaatttttggtgttgcatgtacatgtgtcagtactcttttctctttctattcataTAAAATTGTTGCTAGGGATAAACTTTGTcattaaaggaaaagtccacccaacaaaaagttgattcgaataaaaagaaaaaatccaacaagcataacactgaaaatttcatcaaaatcggatgtaaaataagaaagttacgacattttaaagttttgcttaatttcacaaaacagttatattcacatccttgtcggtatgcaaatgaggagactgatgacatcactcactcactatttcttttgtattttattatatgaaatatgaaatattacaattttctccctgttgtcgtgtgaaacggcgattaattcctccctgaacatgtgcgattagcattgtttaatactatatgtttcaatcaagttggtccttattgtcaaatctgtaaaaaatgaaatattgtataattcaaacaataaaaaacaaaagaaatagtgagcgagggacatcatcgactgtctcatttgcatgtcactgagttgtgcatatcattgttttgtgaaaaataagcgaaactttaaaatgtcataactttcttattttacatccgattttgatggaattttcagcgtaatgcttgtttgatttttctctatttatttaattaaacatttttctggggtggacttgtcctttaaatttatCCTAAAAAATCTATTTATTGCAATCGACATATTGGTTACAATTTCCGAGCAATGCCTCGTTTGTTATTTCCTgttgcatttttgttttcaatcattGATATTGCATTGATCGACCCTTAGCATTCAAATGGTTAAGCTGGAtgatgaaaatgtattttaaaaatgcatATCGGGCAAAATAGACAAGTCAGCTACCGGTACTAAATTATTGATGTATAGTAAATTGAATACCTgcaattttactgaaaattagaccaaaatgAAAAATCAGTGCCATAAGCCTAGAGTGGCTCATTAAACATGAGTAGCAAGTTTTTTTTGCAACAGATGTGAATAAATTCATGGCAGccttacattgtacatgtacaatacatatcttcaaatatgataataacacaggaagagaaaaattgaaagattttatttttttttagtataagTTGACTCATTCATTCAACAATAATGGACGATTATGAACTGACACAAATCTAACCTCAGGCCATATCCGTTTCAAAACAGCTCATCATTGCTCGTATCAAATTCACTACTTTAATCCCTATCATCATCCTATCTCCTATTTCCTAATAAAAAGGCTTAAATCATTCTGGGAAATGCATAATATTGTAGCCTAATCTCATCAACTATCATTCTTCAATGGacaacactttaaaaaaaaaatcttctttcaTCATGTAAAAAGTTGCAAAGTTTTTAAGGAAAAAAGTTTTGGGTATTGATAAAAAATGTCTCTAcaagttatcatttttttcaaaatttgcattCTTTTAacagaacatgaaaaaaaagggtGATTTCAAAGTTTGATTCCATTGCCAATTTAAAGTTATCAgtagttacatgtattttgaattaaaaagttGAACCAAAGATAATATTGCATTGAAAATGGGCTTTGTACGTAGATCCCTTTTCTCACATTCACCTGATATATGTTGCATAATTTTTAGGGCCctctattaaaatatttttgaccCAGCTTTAAAATGTGGTCAATCGTCCATAAATTACAAGTGCATTCCTGACAACAAATGAGTAATCAACTAACTAGGCATATGGGAGTGTCTCTTTACAAATGATAATTGAGAAAgggcatacatgtagtacatgaaCATTTGTACACATATGGGAAAGGTTGATAAGAATGTCTGTGAGCTCGAAAGCATTGAAGTTGTATTTCATGTTATCAAGAGGAGAGTTATAGTATACTATAAGGTTCCactacatacatacatgtatatatactgGAGTTCATAAATCCCTAGACATGTACACATAGTATATAACCAGGGAGTTCTAGTCCCAACTCcccgtacatgtactgtacagtaTAGTGGAGATGACACCATGCACACTATGCAGTTTCTTACTGGGAGAGTCCCAAATCTGAGACTTGAGTACAATATAAGCTTAGATACAAAACCATtataacttaattcaattacTTTGAGGTCCTTTCTTCTttaattaaatttcaaaatttcaagttttgccattaataaaaaaaaaaagttatccaTGTACACTACATTATGCGATTTTGAACTCAGAATTTCCATTCCTTTCCTTGTtttaaattgatgattatgatcaaaTTTCGATCATTAAACTGCACTGTTTCTCtatgaaataaattcaaatcaactttactTTGGATGCCAGTTTGGACTTATACTGCAAGAATGGAATGGTAACGTACCTGCCACTGATGTATTCACAGATGCAGAGCTTCCAGCTGGTCCCGGTCCAGGGCTGAGTGGTGCCAGATGGACGTTGTAATTAGGAAGGCCTGCAATGGTACTGTTGTTAGCCGTTGATATTGCTGAAGTAACATCCGTGGCGATGACTTGTTGCTGAACCTGACCACTGGAGGAGATTGGTGCTGCAACCGACGCACCGCCATGTTGCAGATGGACGGTCTGTACCTGGGATTGTTGTGGTGTCTTCAGCAGAATTGGACTTTGCATGATCTGTCCGCCATTGCCGTTGAGTTGCTGAATGCTTTGCAAGATGTTCTGGGGTATCGTGATGCTGCCACCACCTTGGAGCTGGTTGCCTTGAATGGGCAAGGTGATGGTTTGGACCGAGCCCTGGCCACCTGCAACATTGACTGGTAGAGTTAAGGCTTGGGCTTGTTGGGGCTGTTGTATGGTGTAGTAACCAGTTCCGGGTTGTTGCTGTAATGAGATTTGAGTCGGCTGCACCGACGTACCCGCTTGCCCTTGGATAGGTTGATGGATCTGTATGACTTGTGCCTGTGGCTGCTGTTGAACCGTCTGTGAGACAACTTGCGATGTTgaatgctgctgctgctgttgttgctgTACTTGTTGTACCTGTTGTGGGACAACTGATGCCACAACCTTGCCACCTTGCTGTCTGATCTGTGCAGTCTGGACATTGGTATTTGGTATCTGGAGGCCACTAACTTGTATTTGTTGTACCTGTCCTGTTGGTTGCTGCAATAAAACTTGTCCTGGTTTACCGGCAAGTTGCACAAATGTTGCCTGGTTACTGTTGCCTGTATTTGCTCCTTGAATTTGACCACTGTTTGAGATGATTTGGGCAGTTTGAAGCTGCTCTtgaatctgaagttgtgaagtTTGGGCCGTGTTGTCCGAGTTGCCCTGTTGCGGGGTGGAGCTGATGATGTTGTAAACCGGCGTGACAACAGTTTGATCTTGTGAAGTGGCATTCGACATGACTGTATTCGGAGCAAGCTGCAGGGTGATGGTTTGAGAGCCAGGCCCAAGGACGAAGGGTTGCTGAGTTGGTGCTGGTTGTGGAGCAACTGCCTGGATAATCTGTCCAAACTGTACCCCTGACATAGCAATCTGTGCAACATTGCTTCCAGCCACATTTGTCGATCGGGACGTTGCAGCTTGCGATTGTTTTACAACCGTTTGGGCTGCTTGAGGTTGGGCTTGGCTTGCACTGACCGGGGTAGCAACATGAGTCGTAATCAGATTCCCATCCTGATCAATTTGCAATTGTGGAACAATACTGTACTGCACATTCCCGTTTGTAACAATCTGCTGTCCACCTGTTGCTGGACCCTGTTGCTGGTTCAGATTTAAGATGTTAGCTGCATTGAGAGTTTTAGTTGGAGTGGCTCCTGCACTAGTAACAGATGAAGCTGGAATGTTTGTTGAACCTCCAGCAACCTCAATGTACATCGGGCCCCCAGCTGAAGTACCTTGCTGCGCCACTGTGGCAAGTTGAATTGGAAATCCAGGGGGAAGGCCAAGTGCTTGTTGTATCTGCTGGGCGTTTGCTGCATTGATTATACCCCCAGGAATTTGGACTGCTTGCCCCTGGTTTTGTCCCAAGACTGTCACAGTTTGCCCTTGGTTGATAGCACCAGCCTGTCCATCAGCAGGTGTACCGATCTTACTACAGGTAGCGGCGAGGAGAGCAAGAGGGGATGGCTGAGTCTCCTGCATAGAAATATGGGCGGGTATAAAGAACAAAGTGGGTGTGGGTTAATGAGACTTTATGAACGGCGAACGACAAGCCACTGCCTACATCATGTCACGCAAGATCACACAATTACCAGCTTTTTTACCGGCATATGCAAACAAAACATGGTATTTGACTCACCTGAGACATACTTGAGGGTTGAATATAATTTCCTTGTCCTTTTTTAGACgatttttttgccattttagGCGATATCTCCACCCTTTGTAACTTCCTGGCACAGTGTTTAGCTGTCCAGAATCGCACACATCAATTTACTTCACATGAAAATTACGTagacacacaaatacacacacacacacacgtacaaTGTATACAGATCACAGGCATTGCCGCGCCGCAAAGAGGCGGCGTAAATCGTCATCAGCGATGTGATCACTCGATTTCGCGAAGCAcactcatacacacacacacacaataatacAGGGAAGCAGCTGCGCTATTGAAAACACAACAATGAACACCCAAATATCCCTCCGCCAGTTTTAGTTTTATTAGATATGACACTTTCCTTATTCACTCAGATTCCAGCATCTTGGAAATAATCTCTCAATTTTCAACAATCATCTCATATTTGTAATTAGAATAGAGAGAAAAGGCGAGGTGTCTTGGTTAGTCATGTGTTTATTCTTCACCCGGGATTCGACATAGAGCGACATGGATTGATGGGTGGGGCATGTGATAACACAAAACAAAGATTACTTTACTCTCGATCGCCATCGGGACACGTGAATGCAAGCCTCCACCACTCCTCCTTCCCCTTCCTCCCGGCAGCGcccacagccccccccccccctctcccttagGGACCTTAGAATTTCCAGGTCATAAAAAAATCCGTGAGTAAatcgaacatctatacggctATGAActtgaaatgtatttatttccTTTGCAACCATAGCAAATGCGTTAAACGTTTCGCCCATTCCAAGGAGTCATATACTTCGCTCATTGCTCCATGGCATGGCTCATGCGTGTAACGCTGTATAGGGTGACCGTGGCGCCTGggcattttttaaacaataacaccaattttgaaaacaatcaattttctttgtttgccctattttataaaataatcTTCATATTAGGCCTAATATTAGAAACAACGCAAGATATTTAGCAAATCGTTAAAACTATAATGCTGCTGGAAGAATATAATCAATTacttattgtatatatatatataacataatttatatatactgcctaaaacaaataatttctgtataaagatttttgtgaataattaagatattttttctcTAAATAGTGTAAACATGTTCACTGAAAATGACCGCAATTTTCTCTATCAGTAAAAAGTAGAATCAATACTAAATTTGATGTgaaatattgttatttataaaataGTTAAAATCATTGTTTAACCCATATGAACAAACGATctacataaaataaaaacataacaatCATGAAAc from the Lytechinus pictus isolate F3 Inbred chromosome 1, Lp3.0, whole genome shotgun sequence genome contains:
- the LOC129261969 gene encoding transcription factor Sp4-like, translated to MAKKSSKKGQGNYIQPSSMSQETQPSPLALLAATCSKIGTPADGQAGAINQGQTVTVLGQNQGQAVQIPGGIINAANAQQIQQALGLPPGFPIQLATVAQQGTSAGGPMYIEVAGGSTNIPASSVTSAGATPTKTLNAANILNLNQQQGPATGGQQIVTNGNVQYSIVPQLQIDQDGNLITTHVATPVSASQAQPQAAQTVVKQSQAATSRSTNVAGSNVAQIAMSGVQFGQIIQAVAPQPAPTQQPFVLGPGSQTITLQLAPNTVMSNATSQDQTVVTPVYNIISSTPQQGNSDNTAQTSQLQIQEQLQTAQIISNSGQIQGANTGNSNQATFVQLAGKPGQVLLQQPTGQVQQIQVSGLQIPNTNVQTAQIRQQGGKVVASVVPQQVQQVQQQQQQQHSTSQVVSQTVQQQPQAQVIQIHQPIQGQAGTSVQPTQISLQQQPGTGYYTIQQPQQAQALTLPVNVAGGQGSVQTITLPIQGNQLQGGGSITIPQNILQSIQQLNGNGGQIMQSPILLKTPQQSQVQTVHLQHGGASVAAPISSSGQVQQQVIATDVTSAISTANNSTIAGLPNYNVHLAPLSPGPGPAGSSASVNTSVAVTQQQMTQQQQQQQQQQQMSQALVIKAEKPQQQPQWQGVIQTDASGAQGTVTTISTNGTNYPPTMASYELQIAEQNPVPMPKDPPKKVRRLACTCPNCKDGEGRNSEKGKKQHICHIPECGKVYGKTSHLRAHLRWHTGERPFVCDWLFCGKRFTRSDELQRHRRTHTGEKKFECSSCGKKFMRSDHLAKHQRTHIRKPGTVTMKVQSGSGDAPLQVDLAQGVQEFEEELEEVNQDSQGDVVVQGATVQVQEVVYVQ